The following coding sequences are from one Deinococcus apachensis DSM 19763 window:
- a CDS encoding S9 family peptidase, with amino-acid sequence MTSSPPRPAKKPITHTLHGEVRPDDYHWLKTQSKADPEVLGYLNAENAHLEAVMAPLRETQQAIYQELLSHVQERDDQPPVPEGDYAYFTRTEEGKAHPIFLRRPLNGGEEEVLLDLNALKEREGHANVWVYDTRPSPDGRYWAYLLDTTGQEVFELRVLDTRTGELAEAPLTAVNGWTLAWGADSSHLYYARDDATQRPYQLWRHTLSQAREGDELLYQEDDVTFLAGAVLSENGDTLLIVSNAGITSEWHALDTHGPQARPQLLLPRERGVEYSVTDGGDHWLALTNQGGATEFKLVTLPKKDGLTWADATEVLPHDPQRHLTDMHLFASHLLVSGREGGFTRLWVLPRTPEGYGPPRRVEFPEASYTVYVGPNHIFDTTSARIVYTSLTRPAEHLDLDLNTLQTTLVKATPVPNYDPSQYVAEQVWAAAKDGERVPVSLVRRKDTALPAPTLLYAYGSYGFPTDPEFRSARLPLLDRGWVWAIAHIRGGSELGRRWYEAGKLAHKMNTFTDFIAAAEHLKAEGIASDLVAVGRSAGGLLMGAVVNLRPELFRAAFVGVPFVDVLSTMLDDSIPLTTGEYDEWGNPNDPAAYATMREYSPYDNLKAGVYPHLFVSTGLNDPRVAYWEPAKYAARLRDLRQPGSGTLVLKTNLGAGHGGSSGRYDALNEAAEEYAFALAAVEGRLEGQ; translated from the coding sequence ATGACCTCCAGCCCGCCCCGCCCTGCGAAGAAGCCGATCACCCACACCCTGCACGGCGAGGTCCGCCCCGACGATTACCACTGGCTCAAGACCCAGAGCAAGGCCGACCCCGAGGTGCTGGGCTACCTGAACGCCGAGAACGCCCATCTGGAGGCGGTGATGGCGCCTCTGCGCGAGACGCAGCAGGCGATCTACCAGGAACTCCTCTCCCACGTGCAGGAGCGCGACGACCAGCCGCCCGTGCCGGAGGGGGACTACGCCTACTTCACCCGCACGGAGGAGGGAAAGGCCCACCCGATCTTCCTGCGCCGCCCGCTGAACGGGGGAGAGGAGGAGGTGCTCCTCGACCTCAACGCCCTGAAGGAGCGCGAGGGCCACGCGAACGTGTGGGTGTACGACACCCGCCCCAGCCCCGACGGGCGGTACTGGGCCTACCTGCTCGACACGACCGGGCAGGAGGTGTTCGAGCTGCGCGTGCTGGACACCCGGACGGGAGAGCTGGCCGAAGCTCCCCTGACCGCCGTTAATGGCTGGACCCTGGCCTGGGGCGCGGACAGTTCCCATCTGTACTATGCCCGCGACGATGCCACCCAGCGGCCCTACCAACTCTGGCGCCACACCTTGAGTCAGGCGCGGGAGGGGGATGAACTGCTGTATCAGGAAGACGACGTGACCTTCCTGGCAGGCGCGGTTCTCTCCGAAAACGGCGACACGCTGCTGATCGTCAGCAATGCCGGGATCACCTCCGAGTGGCACGCGCTGGATACCCACGGCCCGCAAGCCCGACCACAGCTCCTCCTCCCCCGCGAGCGCGGCGTCGAATACTCGGTGACGGACGGCGGCGACCACTGGCTCGCCCTGACGAATCAGGGGGGCGCGACGGAGTTCAAGCTCGTCACCCTGCCGAAAAAGGACGGCCTGACCTGGGCGGACGCCACCGAAGTTTTGCCGCACGACCCGCAGCGGCACCTCACCGATATGCACCTCTTCGCCTCGCACCTGCTCGTTTCCGGTCGTGAGGGAGGCTTCACCCGGCTGTGGGTGCTGCCCCGCACACCCGAAGGGTACGGCCCACCCCGCCGCGTCGAATTCCCCGAGGCGAGTTACACCGTCTACGTCGGCCCCAACCACATCTTTGACACAACCTCCGCCCGGATCGTGTACACCAGCCTCACCCGGCCCGCCGAGCATCTGGACCTCGATCTGAACACCTTGCAGACCACGCTCGTCAAGGCCACGCCCGTTCCCAACTACGACCCCTCGCAGTATGTGGCCGAGCAGGTATGGGCGGCGGCGAAGGACGGCGAGCGGGTGCCCGTCAGCCTGGTGCGCCGGAAAGATACGGCCCTGCCCGCCCCGACGCTGCTGTACGCCTATGGCAGCTACGGCTTTCCCACCGACCCCGAGTTCCGCTCGGCCCGCCTGCCCCTGCTCGACCGGGGCTGGGTCTGGGCCATCGCCCACATCCGGGGCGGCTCCGAACTCGGCCGCCGCTGGTACGAGGCCGGGAAACTGGCCCACAAAATGAACACCTTCACTGACTTCATCGCTGCCGCCGAGCACCTGAAGGCGGAGGGCATCGCAAGTGACCTCGTGGCGGTGGGCCGCAGCGCGGGCGGCCTGCTGATGGGCGCCGTGGTGAATCTGCGTCCCGAGCTTTTCCGGGCAGCCTTTGTCGGCGTGCCCTTCGTGGACGTGCTCTCCACCATGCTCGACGACTCCATTCCCCTGACGACCGGTGAGTACGACGAGTGGGGCAACCCGAATGACCCCGCTGCTTACGCCACCATGCGCGAGTACAGCCCCTACGACAACCTGAAGGCGGGCGTCTATCCCCACCTCTTCGTCTCCACTGGCCTGAACGACCCGCGCGTGGCCTACTGGGAACCCGCCAAGTACGCTGCCCGCCTGCGCGACCTGCGGCAGCCTGGCAGCGGCACCCTCGTCCTCAAGACGAACCTGGGCGCGGGGCACGGCGGCTCCAGCGGGCGCTATGACGCCCTGAACGAGGCCGCCGAGGAATACGCCTTCGCACTGGCCGCGGTCGAGGGGCGGCTGGAGGGGCAATAA
- a CDS encoding serine hydrolase domain-containing protein, giving the protein MFRRDPLRAALSGVEEVLGRDLRPAFPLLRLALRRGGVLSVARGDRVALAGLGGVPREGIFELASVTKPFTAALAGVLVREGRLAWDQPLSALGGPWRGFPAFVTPRALATHTAGLPPHPARVIVTSFTRFQDPYGGMSTRDVLASARRWANRRAAGRFAYSNLGLGVLALALASGSGEALNAAGYGGALARYVTGPLGLDSVTLTPPAGRLVTPTATLLGEGITGFGPLAGAGGLFGTGADLLTFAGAHLDGRLGGDWRAVTRPPGLPPHLTGVAPGWLESRGVWWHDGVARGTRTALGFRPADGTAAVLLVRGGLPLLGLRGAVPIGLLALLGGGGQAIG; this is encoded by the coding sequence ATGTTCCGCCGTGACCCCCTGCGCGCCGCCCTCTCCGGGGTGGAGGAGGTGCTGGGCCGGGACCTGCGCCCCGCCTTTCCCCTGCTGCGGCTGGCCCTGCGGCGGGGCGGCGTGCTCAGCGTGGCGCGGGGAGACCGGGTAGCTCTCGCCGGGCTGGGCGGCGTGCCGCGTGAAGGGATATTCGAGCTGGCGAGCGTCACCAAGCCCTTCACCGCGGCGCTAGCAGGCGTGCTCGTGCGGGAGGGGCGGCTGGCCTGGGATCAACCCCTGTCCGCATTGGGGGGGCCGTGGCGCGGCTTTCCCGCCTTCGTGACCCCGCGCGCCCTGGCAACCCACACGGCGGGGCTGCCCCCACATCCGGCCCGGGTGATCGTCACCAGCTTCACTCGCTTTCAGGACCCCTACGGCGGGATGAGTACGCGGGACGTGCTGGCGAGCGCGCGGCGCTGGGCAAACCGGCGCGCAGCGGGCCGCTTCGCCTACTCCAACCTGGGGCTAGGGGTGCTGGCGCTGGCCCTGGCGTCCGGTTCGGGAGAAGCCCTGAACGCGGCCGGTTACGGGGGGGCGCTCGCCCGGTATGTGACGGGACCGCTGGGGCTGGACAGCGTGACCCTCACGCCCCCAGCCGGTCGGCTGGTCACCCCCACGGCCACGCTGCTGGGCGAGGGGATCACTGGCTTCGGGCCCCTGGCCGGGGCCGGAGGGCTGTTCGGCACGGGGGCCGACCTGCTGACCTTCGCGGGGGCGCACCTGGACGGCCGTCTCGGCGGGGACTGGCGGGCGGTGACGCGCCCCCCCGGCCTGCCTCCCCACCTGACCGGGGTGGCGCCCGGCTGGCTAGAGTCGCGCGGCGTGTGGTGGCACGACGGGGTGGCGCGGGGCACCCGCACGGCCCTGGGCTTTCGTCCGGCAGATGGGACTGCCGCCGTGCTCCTGGTACGCGGCGGGCTGCCGCTGCTGGGGCTGCGGGGGGCGGTGCCGATAGGGCTCCTGGCGCTGCTGGGGGGTGGGGGTCAAGCGATAGGTTGA
- a CDS encoding asparaginase: MTGQAGRVVFTRGGLTESVHTVHVVVVDREGRRVASCGDADLVTFPRSSSKPVQALPLALSAPDLPADELAIACASHAGTPEHLAVVERLLARSGSTVDDLRCGTHPPFNPGVAADLIRRNEKPTPLHHNCSGKHAGMLLSCVLNGWPCEGYTEYGHPLQVRIRELHAELGGVPLDDVHLGTDGCSVPALALPLHGAARIFARLAAPEGELGPALERIFQAMTTHPFLIAGAGRLDTTLMPLVPGLAAKMGAEAFYGMALRDTLRGPLGIAFKIMDAGERARPHVALAALEMLGLPITEEMRALAPTPLHNWAGREVGTVEVELPAVRS; the protein is encoded by the coding sequence ATGACAGGGCAAGCCGGAAGAGTGGTCTTCACACGAGGGGGGCTGACGGAGAGCGTCCACACCGTTCACGTGGTCGTCGTGGACCGGGAGGGGCGGCGGGTCGCCTCCTGCGGGGACGCGGACCTCGTCACCTTTCCGCGCTCCAGCTCCAAGCCGGTGCAGGCGCTCCCGCTGGCCTTGAGCGCCCCCGACCTGCCCGCCGATGAACTCGCCATCGCCTGTGCCAGCCACGCGGGCACACCGGAGCATTTGGCGGTGGTGGAGCGGCTGCTCGCCCGCTCGGGCAGCACTGTGGACGACCTGCGCTGCGGCACGCACCCCCCCTTCAACCCCGGGGTGGCCGCCGACCTGATTCGCCGGAACGAGAAGCCGACGCCGCTGCACCACAACTGCTCGGGCAAGCACGCGGGGATGCTCCTCTCGTGCGTGCTGAACGGCTGGCCGTGCGAGGGGTATACGGAATACGGGCACCCGTTGCAAGTGCGGATTCGGGAACTGCACGCCGAGCTGGGCGGCGTTCCCCTGGATGACGTTCATCTGGGAACGGACGGGTGCAGCGTGCCCGCGTTGGCGTTGCCACTGCATGGGGCGGCGCGCATCTTCGCCCGGCTGGCGGCTCCAGAGGGCGAACTGGGCCCGGCCCTGGAACGCATCTTCCAGGCCATGACCACCCATCCCTTCCTGATCGCCGGAGCGGGGCGGCTCGACACCACGCTGATGCCGCTCGTGCCCGGCCTGGCGGCGAAGATGGGGGCGGAGGCGTTCTACGGGATGGCGCTGCGGGACACGCTGCGCGGCCCCCTGGGAATCGCCTTCAAGATCATGGACGCTGGCGAGCGGGCCCGGCCCCACGTCGCCCTCGCCGCGCTGGAGATGCTCGGTCTGCCCATTACCGAGGAGATGCGCGCCCTCGCGCCCACCCCCCTGCACAACTGGGCGGGGCGGGAGGTGGGCACGGTGGAGGTGGAGTTGCCCGCAGTCCGGAGCTAG